The Leptospira johnsonii genome window below encodes:
- a CDS encoding LA_3751/LA_3752 family putative glycosyltransferase — MLNRLLFRVSSFTGKSSGFLIFGTVFLSIFLAWQYQTGIRVGDGAIKQQQLADLLQNGFPDFSCRYSGKEIDPEFRFLPLDLKKGSTMTHVYKGKCYYVFPFYYTAIQYPFAYFFGRFGSFFLSLIFGVLTLRALFQIGELLGLKEKSKFFFLILLLLGSAFSLFSTDLSETVLAIYGVTQGIYFLLKEEGSSRSTDLVFAGGFFGFAAFFRQETILLAASLSLVYAFRIFRNPKTALFPFTFGTFLILQAVINYSVVGHPLGSRGYLQESSSYEFVSQIYYLGQLVFLGNGSLGLLGAYPALAFIVLWRPKSDPLTRTLYGLGIFILLSGFLTSTRFWQGVLFGPRFLMTILPFLLLFLFSILEKNWEKLSKPFQITAILLLSYSIVGGIVFDRLYYKFTKSVVTEQRELSDHTSKTVIYRKGSVFLPPNSFREEREVYEIDSAESFDVLLEKLYGLGRTQVTVVGFKDSYPKEILVPKSEHFEFKNRTFYQSPSINMETLEFSKIAK; from the coding sequence ATGTTGAATCGTCTTCTTTTCCGGGTCTCTTCCTTTACCGGCAAGTCTTCAGGCTTTCTGATTTTTGGAACGGTATTCTTGTCCATATTTCTGGCATGGCAATACCAAACAGGGATCCGGGTCGGGGATGGAGCGATCAAGCAGCAACAACTTGCAGACCTTCTACAAAACGGTTTTCCGGATTTTTCCTGTAGATACTCCGGAAAAGAAATAGATCCAGAATTTAGATTTTTGCCTTTGGATCTCAAAAAAGGGTCCACCATGACCCATGTTTATAAAGGAAAATGTTATTATGTTTTTCCTTTTTATTATACAGCGATCCAGTATCCCTTCGCTTATTTTTTCGGAAGATTCGGAAGTTTCTTCTTATCTTTAATCTTTGGAGTTTTAACTTTAAGAGCATTGTTCCAAATTGGCGAACTACTAGGACTGAAGGAAAAATCTAAGTTTTTCTTTTTGATCTTACTACTCTTAGGTTCCGCATTCAGTTTATTCTCCACGGACCTTTCCGAAACGGTTTTAGCAATCTACGGAGTGACCCAAGGGATCTATTTTTTACTCAAAGAAGAAGGATCTTCCAGATCCACGGACCTAGTATTTGCAGGCGGATTTTTCGGATTTGCGGCATTCTTTCGACAAGAAACGATCTTATTGGCAGCCAGTCTCTCCTTAGTTTATGCTTTTAGAATATTCAGAAATCCAAAAACAGCCTTGTTTCCATTTACTTTTGGGACTTTTTTGATCCTCCAAGCTGTGATCAATTATTCTGTGGTTGGACATCCTTTAGGCTCCAGAGGATATCTGCAAGAATCCTCTTCTTATGAATTCGTTTCTCAGATCTATTACCTAGGTCAATTGGTGTTTTTAGGGAATGGTTCTTTGGGATTATTGGGAGCCTATCCTGCCTTAGCGTTTATCGTTTTATGGAGACCAAAATCGGATCCTTTAACTCGGACCTTATACGGATTAGGGATATTTATACTCCTCTCAGGTTTTTTGACTTCTACCAGATTTTGGCAAGGAGTATTATTCGGGCCTAGGTTCTTAATGACCATTCTCCCCTTTTTACTTTTGTTCCTATTTTCCATCTTAGAAAAAAATTGGGAGAAGCTTAGTAAACCATTCCAGATTACAGCCATCCTTCTTCTTTCTTACTCTATCGTAGGTGGAATCGTATTCGACAGGTTATATTACAAATTTACGAAGTCGGTCGTGACTGAGCAAAGAGAACTCAGCGATCACACTTCCAAAACTGTGATCTACAGAAAAGGTTCCGTATTCTTACCTCCCAATTCGTTCAGAGAAGAAAGAGAAGTATACGAAATCGATTCAGCTGAATCCTTTGATGTACTTTTAGAAAAATTGTATGGGCTCGGAAGGACCCAAGTAACTGTAGTCGGCTTTAAGGATTCTTATCCGAAAGAAATTTTGGTCCCTAAATCGGAACATTTTGAATTTAAGAACAGGACATTCTACCAAAGTCCGTCGATTAATATGGAGACTTTAGAGTTTTCTAAAATAGCAAAGTGA
- a CDS encoding SDR family NAD(P)-dependent oxidoreductase has product MAKKIIVVGASSGIGKEIASQLIEQGHQVAAFARREKELKKLPSSSKGKNLFVKHDVTEYSKVPGEFAKAVKALGGLDEIYYASGVMHRVGADEFPVDKDLEMLEVNLLGCVAWLDSAATYFQEKKAGKIIGISSIAGDRGRRGNPVYNASKAGMSTYLEALRNRLAVKGVQVVTVKPGMIQTPMTEGLPGLMWLITAKEAAQVILEKVNAGKENFYVPARWALVSLIIRLIPSFIFRRLSV; this is encoded by the coding sequence AAAGAAATTGCATCTCAATTGATCGAACAGGGACATCAGGTCGCTGCCTTTGCAAGAAGAGAGAAGGAACTGAAAAAACTTCCTTCTTCCTCCAAAGGTAAAAACTTATTCGTCAAACATGACGTAACGGAATACTCAAAGGTCCCGGGAGAATTTGCTAAGGCTGTAAAAGCTTTAGGCGGCTTGGACGAAATTTATTACGCTTCCGGTGTGATGCATAGAGTAGGAGCAGACGAATTTCCAGTCGATAAAGACTTAGAAATGTTAGAAGTGAATCTTTTAGGTTGTGTGGCTTGGTTGGATTCCGCAGCTACATATTTCCAAGAGAAGAAGGCCGGCAAAATTATTGGTATCTCTTCCATCGCAGGTGACAGAGGCCGTAGAGGAAATCCGGTTTATAACGCATCTAAAGCGGGAATGTCCACTTACCTAGAAGCTTTACGTAATCGTTTAGCGGTGAAAGGTGTTCAAGTTGTAACAGTAAAACCTGGTATGATCCAAACTCCAATGACGGAAGGTCTGCCCGGTCTTATGTGGCTCATCACTGCTAAAGAAGCTGCACAAGTCATATTAGAAAAAGTGAATGCGGGAAAAGAGAACTTCTACGTGCCTGCTCGTTGGGCCTTGGTCTCTTTGATCATTCGACTTATCCCTTCTTTTATTTTCAGAAGACTTTCCGTTTAA
- a CDS encoding FAD-binding oxidoreductase, whose product MATASKKKTVKKKTSPKAKKAGFDLKEFESRLSPVQKVEAWGMNHFSNSKVFLPTSIQDFKDLFSYARDTNTKVAFRGGGCSYGDAATNEKGIVVDIRNFNKILSFDPKTGILVAESGVTIKQLWEFGIERGYWPPVVSGTMFPTLGGALSMNIHGKNNFAVGPIGDHIQEFTFLSPDGKESVCTPKKNSDIFYSAISGFGMLGAFLTVTIKLKKIYSGKMKVWPVNTANLQEMYDYFEREYKQSDYLVGWVDSFASGKALGRGQIHKAVHLKAGEDPGFPENCKLENQILPSTFLGIIPKSWMWLFMYPFSNKLGMRFVNFGKWISGFLNNNKPYQQGHAEYAFLLDYVPNWKFMYKPGAMIQYQSFIPKENAVKGFEEILSICQKRGIVNWLAVFKKHRPDKFLLTHAVDGYSMAMDFPVTKGNKTKLWELAKELDEIVVKNGGRFYFAKDSTLRPEVYRRSMPKQNLEKFRAMKKKLDPKNLLESDLFRRVWGK is encoded by the coding sequence ATGGCAACTGCCTCTAAGAAAAAGACCGTTAAAAAAAAGACATCTCCCAAAGCTAAAAAAGCAGGCTTCGATCTGAAAGAGTTCGAGTCCCGTTTAAGTCCTGTCCAAAAGGTGGAAGCATGGGGGATGAACCATTTCTCCAATAGTAAGGTTTTTTTACCTACATCCATCCAGGACTTTAAAGATCTATTCTCTTATGCAAGAGATACGAACACAAAGGTCGCATTTAGAGGTGGTGGCTGCAGTTATGGCGATGCAGCTACAAACGAGAAAGGGATCGTAGTAGATATTCGTAATTTTAACAAGATCTTGTCCTTTGATCCTAAAACAGGGATCTTGGTCGCTGAGTCCGGAGTTACCATTAAACAACTTTGGGAGTTCGGGATCGAAAGAGGATATTGGCCTCCCGTTGTAAGTGGAACAATGTTCCCAACTTTAGGCGGAGCGCTTTCTATGAATATTCATGGAAAGAATAACTTTGCTGTTGGGCCAATCGGAGATCATATCCAAGAATTTACATTTTTAAGTCCTGACGGAAAAGAATCCGTTTGTACCCCCAAAAAGAATTCGGATATATTTTATTCCGCGATTTCCGGTTTCGGAATGCTCGGAGCATTTTTAACGGTTACGATCAAACTGAAAAAAATCTACTCTGGCAAGATGAAGGTTTGGCCGGTGAATACCGCAAACCTCCAAGAGATGTACGATTATTTCGAAAGAGAATATAAACAATCCGACTATTTAGTTGGTTGGGTGGATTCATTTGCTTCCGGAAAAGCCCTGGGAAGAGGCCAGATCCACAAAGCAGTCCATCTAAAAGCGGGAGAGGATCCTGGGTTTCCTGAAAATTGCAAATTGGAAAACCAAATTTTGCCAAGCACATTCTTAGGGATCATTCCTAAGTCTTGGATGTGGTTGTTCATGTATCCTTTCAGCAATAAACTTGGAATGAGATTTGTGAACTTCGGAAAATGGATCTCCGGATTTTTAAACAATAATAAACCTTATCAGCAAGGACATGCGGAATACGCTTTTCTTTTGGACTATGTTCCGAATTGGAAATTTATGTACAAGCCTGGTGCGATGATCCAATACCAAAGTTTTATTCCGAAAGAGAACGCAGTGAAAGGTTTCGAAGAGATCCTTAGTATTTGCCAAAAAAGAGGGATCGTGAACTGGCTTGCAGTCTTTAAGAAGCATAGACCTGACAAGTTTTTACTCACTCATGCAGTAGACGGTTATTCGATGGCTATGGACTTTCCAGTCACCAAAGGAAATAAAACGAAACTTTGGGAACTTGCTAAAGAACTGGATGAGATCGTAGTGAAGAATGGAGGAAGATTCTATTTTGCAAAAGATAGCACTCTTCGTCCCGAAGTTTACAGAAGATCCATGCCTAAACAGAACCTGGAAAAGTTCAGGGCCATGAAAAAGAAACTAGATCCGAAAAATCTATTAGAGTCGGATTTGTTTAGAAGGGTCTGGGGAAAATAA
- a CDS encoding EAL domain-containing protein, with amino-acid sequence MSEGRASWNASKWREWFSEGEIVPYFQPILSVEKDSIFGYEALARFKDREGIVHSLGPFFLADIPHSFSVSERIEFKNLKLEIDRTIRKKAVEKISNAPGIDPKAKLFLNISPSFMQDYLSSKTDEEPYTLQIAKSSGLDPKRIVIEIVEEHFSGEIDQLKPLINLYKRSGFLVAIDDLGSKSSNLDRIGALHPDIIKVDLGLIRSSVASRNFQEILFTLSRLAESLGCSLLFEGLETETELYNALTYGARFLQGFYFAEPTPELLDINGLSIRFSQLHELFFNYKKYQLLRRIKKEKELEDRLESSGIEVINSDGIATIKLRNSYLLEKSVFRIYVTNHEGRQLSPNYSGISDSGMLEDDSFVGRNWSWRPYFLEQFYKNAKDSSGGWIASNPYYDLESHLLLVTYSKRMEEGNVLFVDVRMWDFP; translated from the coding sequence ATGAGTGAAGGAAGAGCTTCTTGGAATGCATCCAAATGGCGGGAATGGTTTTCCGAAGGTGAGATCGTTCCGTACTTCCAGCCCATTTTGTCTGTTGAAAAAGACTCTATCTTTGGTTACGAAGCTCTCGCCCGTTTTAAAGACAGGGAGGGTATTGTACATAGCCTTGGGCCCTTCTTTTTAGCCGATATTCCTCATTCTTTTTCCGTCTCTGAAAGAATAGAATTCAAAAATCTTAAACTAGAAATAGATAGAACCATTCGCAAAAAAGCGGTGGAGAAGATCAGTAATGCTCCAGGCATCGATCCTAAAGCAAAACTTTTCCTGAATATTTCTCCTTCTTTCATGCAGGATTATCTTTCCTCCAAAACGGACGAAGAACCTTATACTTTACAAATCGCAAAAAGTTCCGGTTTAGATCCGAAACGGATTGTGATTGAAATTGTAGAAGAACATTTTTCCGGAGAGATCGACCAGCTAAAACCTTTGATCAATCTATACAAACGATCGGGATTTTTAGTGGCGATAGACGACCTGGGATCCAAGTCTTCTAACCTGGATCGGATCGGCGCTTTACATCCCGATATTATCAAAGTGGATTTGGGACTCATCCGTAGCTCGGTGGCCTCTAGAAATTTTCAGGAGATCTTATTCACTTTGTCCAGACTTGCCGAAAGTTTAGGCTGTTCCCTTTTATTCGAAGGTTTGGAAACCGAGACCGAATTGTACAATGCTCTCACTTATGGAGCCAGGTTTTTACAAGGTTTTTATTTTGCAGAGCCGACTCCAGAGTTGCTGGACATTAACGGTTTAAGCATCCGATTCTCCCAACTTCATGAATTATTCTTTAATTATAAAAAATACCAACTATTACGAAGGATTAAAAAGGAAAAGGAACTGGAAGATCGATTGGAATCTTCCGGCATTGAAGTGATCAATTCGGATGGTATTGCGACCATTAAATTAAGAAATTCTTACCTTTTAGAAAAATCTGTTTTTAGAATATACGTAACCAATCATGAGGGAAGGCAACTTTCTCCCAACTATTCAGGGATCTCCGATTCTGGCATGTTAGAAGACGATTCCTTTGTGGGAAGGAATTGGAGTTGGAGACCATATTTCTTGGAGCAATTTTACAAAAATGCAAAAGACTCTTCCGGCGGTTGGATCGCAAGTAATCCATATTACGATCTGGAAAGTCATCTACTCTTAGTCACTTATTCCAAAAGAATGGAAGAAGGAAATGTTCTATTTGTAGATGTTAGGATGTGGGATTTTCCTTAA